tccgatttggcccgttcaagaacttaaccagcgtgcatcaaaaagacgtatctgtgccaaatttcagctcaatatctcaatttttgaagcctgtaaagtgattacaacagacagaccgatagacggacagacggacagacggacagatacacggacatcgttaaatcgtcttagaattttacgacgatctgaaatatatagactttgcaaacggaatgactaaatgaatataccccctatcctacggtggtgggtataaaaaatggccGTTCTACATTTGGaggcaatcggatgaaaatttcgattttttactttgtacaaaaattaacatggacagacggacagacatacggacgtagctaaatcaaatcagtaagtgattctgagtctatccgATTACTtagcaatgggtctatctctcttccttctggttgttacaaacaaatgaactaaattataatacccagtatcacagtagtggtgtaggatattgaaacaattttatttcttataacAATTTGTATGTAAGGTATAAGTTATTGTAATACATCCAATCCCCCGGCCGATACGGAATGACTATGAGCAACACACGGGCTGGAACTTTAGGCTCTGACTTgggtggtgcccatcgttatcacgggaatcTTAGCTGAAAGgtatcgggcgcgtccacaggttgcgaatggtggaaagctcggtttttatgcggagtagctgcaaatgcggccgcggacagtcagcgattctcgagaggagagtctcagtgaagagtcaggtggcactggctattaattaaatactgaatatgctcgagatgacaaggcgagttattggcatctTCAAACAAcctatggccaacatcagcatctGTTCCCTGATTAGGGGCGGCTGAAGGCGAGCGTCGTATAATGGAGCAAGCggttcgccacaacgagggatacatgtgcaatcccacaaaacccatgcggttggggcgttgggccagtaacccgcccccggaaaactgagaactactatgagaaacaaaggaatagtaaaaacggacccccccaaagtttacgacccacgcaaacgaaaaaaaggaccatgatttgaggatctgcacctggaatgtccacacACTTTATAGAgtaggtgcagtatacgcgctggcggatgtattagagaagtaccaggcagatattaccgccttacaggaagtgagATGGACtgagaatggcgtcactacaacaccaaacggtgacgaactatactacagctgccataacacgaggcatgaatttggctgtggatttgtggttagccggagactgaaacaccttgtctcaagctttactccggtggatgagaggctagtcacaatccgcataaaagccaaattcttcaacatcagccttatgtcccgacggaagacaaagacgagcagaccaaggctattttctacgagcgactagagagagaatatgaccgctgccccgcccatgatataaaaatcattctgggagattttaatgcgaagataggaaagaaacacatttttggttcaacagtcggaaagtttagcctccacgagataacgtccagtaataggTTGAGGCTGATATATTTCacagcggcaaaaaacatggtaattAGTAGCACCACATttcagcataaaattattcacaaaaccacatggctgtcacccgatcaaaacacgagaaaccaaattgaccacttggtgatagatggaaggcattcatccagcgtgttagatataCAATCGAtctgtggagcgaatatagattcggattcgcatccgtttgaacatggcgaggaaagtacgatctgacactgcacggaagctggacattgaaaagctgcaaacacaacaaatggcagcggcatactccactcgactgacccaactgcttgaagaaagcactcctagttccgatgatataatgccgcagtggcaaactattgcccattccatggaaaatgcagcgaaatatgtacttgggtaccggaagcctcctccaagaaacccatggtacgaccaagagtgtcgagatgctactgaagccaaaaatgcggcatatagagcaaccctgcaatcagtagcaacgcgccagatgaaggagaggtatcgggaaaaaaggagagaggaaaaacgtctattccgcagaaagaaaaaggaaatagaaagaggtcggaatgaagtccggagattctaccaaagaattaaacatcaaaccgatggctttggtgcaggctaattctcctgcagagacaaggaaggaaatctggttactaacacagataacatgctgaggatatggatagaacattttacccaactgctagtgtccgacgttggcggcgaaaaggataccgcagaaccaatccctgatgatgtcagaatgaggtccaagtagcagtgacccgactaaggaacaacaaggcagcaggagccgacgggttacccgctgaactatttaagaccggaggcgacacgctgataaggcgtatacatGAGCCTACCTGCGCATTcattctggctagaagaacgcaaaccctatgattggaacctcagcatactatgtcccgcacacaagaaaggagacaagacggactgtgccaactacagaggagtaagtctcctccccatcgcatacaagatactctcgagcgtactgtatgaaagattaaaacctaaagtcaatgagataattgggccctataaatgcggctttggacctggtaaatccatcgaagaccagatattcacactgcgccaaatcctggaaaagatccgagaaggacaaatcaacacctaccatctccttgttgactacaaagtcgccttcgatactcctttgacgttcaaaggcatttcaagccatgtctgtcaagtctggtatccctgcaaaattaataagactctgcaggctgacacttgctgatacgcgttcctcagtaagaataggaaagaatctctacgaaccatttgataccaaacgaggttttagacaaggagacagcctatcgtgtgatctctttaatatcctgctggagaagattatacgagaggcagatgtgaatagatatggcacactaatctaTTGTTGGCGAAATCAAACACCTCGAAGTGAACAAATTGTTTGTGTATCGCACAGCATATCGTCATAATGACAGGCAGCATTGCTAAACTCTATGGTGTTGGTTAAAATAACGCCCGACATGCTACTCGCccaccgaaacgaatgacactgacagcctatcgtgtgatctctttaatatcctgctggagaagattatacgagaggcagatgtgaatagatatggcacactaatctattgttggcgaactcaaacacctcgaAGTGAACAAATTGTTTGTGTATCGCACAGCATATCGTTATAATGACAGGCAGCATTGCTAAACTCTATGGTGTTGGTTAAAATAACGCCcgacatgctactcgcctaccaaaaacgaatgacaccagttttgagattaagcgaagaataatactggcaaacagatgctactttggactaagtttagcagtttagaaacaaggccacctttcgacagacaaagattacactatacaagacactgatactacccgtgctgaaTACTACCcgtgaaaacagatgaggcagtgcttggagtatttgagagaaagattcttcgtaaaatatatggaccagtttgcgttaacggagaatataggcgacgtatgaaccacgagctgtatgagctgtatgatgacgatagcatagtaacacgcatcaaaatacaactgctgcgttggctagatcatgttgtcagaatggatgaagaagctccagcaaagaagtcttttgaaggcaaacacggtggtacacgcaaaccgggaaaaccaaaagcccgatggaaagatcacgtggtgggagacacctcgaaacttggtatcagaggttttagaatgagcgcagaagatcgaggcgcttgcaacgctattctatgttcggctagtggccaattaaagtaaagtaagtaagttataCATCCAATCCACATATATACAACAATAATCACTTTGTCAATataccaacaacaaaattcaaATATGTTGATATAAGTTTTAGTTTATTAAACGAACATTATAAACTATTTTTCTTAACCATTGTATTACTACCATTAATTGAGACAACTTAGGCTAGTTTTCCTCCCTGCCTGCAATAGGCTATCAACAGCTCCGCTATGAACACCAGGCTACTAACAGCCAAACCCACGACATCAATCATCCATATCCAAAACAGGTCATCCACCCGCAGTACCCTCTTATCAATTGTTTGATTTTCATCCAGTAGGGTTATATTTCTCAATCTGACCATATCGTAGAATACACTCGACTTCCAGGCCTCTCTGAAGCCCAATTCATTGATGCGATATAGCAAATGGTCCAATGGCTCCTTGAGTGGCGAGTGGGGAGGCAAAGCCACACTGAGCGATAGAAATTCGATAAAACGAAAACCACTGACTTGACAGAATTTCTTATGCGCATAGTGCTGCTGACGTTGGGCAAACAGATCCCAGTTAGCCGTTAAGCCAAAATAGCCATAGGTGTTGTTGAAACGGTTCATGTGTTCATACACCATGGTGGTATTTTTGCTTATTATCAAACTATGACCAAACAAGGCTAAAAAGTGTTTGGTGTCCATACTTTCTTCGGGACAAAGTATCTTAATTGAGGAATGACGCAAGTCTTCGAGCGTATTGACCCGGTCGTGATAGGGTGGGCTGGTGAATAGCGTCTTCATATTTGCTGCGAATTGTATGCCAATGTTTATACCCACAAATGAGACCAAGAGATAGACAATTTTCAGGCTGCGCCAAGGTGTCAAGCGCGCAGAGAACGATTGGCCCAAAACTCCTGGGAAAACTTTGTCATTGAGCACAAAGTTCATGTGGTGAAAGATGCCATCGAAATAAAAGTCTATGAGAGAATGGGCAATGGATAAGAGCAGAGAGCATATCAGAATACAACCAAAAAAGTAACCATTCAGCAGCAAGCCAAAAATTTGCCGTATAGTCAAAGGCGAGGGGCAAGGCACAATGGTTTGGCCAGCAGATAGTTCGTAGTATGTTGAGTGCCGCACCGCATCATCTTCTCTTACTAAGGGATCCAGAGCTATGGGTATGTCTAAATCACCAGAATTTGTCAATATATTCAAGGCATGCTGACTGCAAATGCCATCTAATTGCAGTGGCTGGTACATTTCCAGAGAGGCATTATATAACTGGGCAAAAAGTAGTATCAGTCTTGCCACATAGCCATTGATTTGCAAATTACCTTTGCTATCGTAATAGAGTATGGCTACCGGAGGATCTTGGCTGGTATAGGTTAGCAGTGTAGAATTTTGCATGTTACGCCAATGTTGGGGGTAATATAAGTTCCCCTTTAAATCACCCCAGGACTTTGGCAGCCAATGATATTGAGGATAAGGCCTTAGGGCATAAAATTGCAAGGATCCTTTGTCAGTCGCGGGCACAAAAATCAATAAGACATTTGTCATTTTATATTTAGCACAAGCCTGAAGAAAGTCCTGCCTAAACTTCTCTTGATGTTGAATGTTTAAAGCTAAAGCCATAATTCTGGTCTGCCGGCGATAATCCAAAACATCTGCTGCTGTCTGCAGCAAATGAAAATCCAAAATCCCATTGGCTATGAAAACTGTTAAAAGTTCGCTGTTGAATTCTTTGCGGTACAGAAAATCCAGGTTGTATGTCCCAATCACCTTGGGCTTGGGATATATGAAGAGTTGCCTGATTCTTGAATCATTGATACGGCCTCGATATAGAAACGGCATGGAATTGAAGAGTTTTTCTCTATCcacttcatttaaaatttccaaaaatatgtTTGAGCCATTTTCTTCCTGAATGGGTTTTAAGGTTTCTAAATCCTCTGTTGGATACACACTTTGGTAATAGGCCAAAGAAATTACAAACGTTATGTGCCAGCTTTTCATTGCAACTAATTTGTTTGCTCTAACAAATGTTGTCCTTATGCTTTGTCTTCAATATATTTGTTGTACTATGATTTTAGTCATATTTTGGGCAATTAaggagggtttttttttttttgaagaattaCATAGGTGACAGTCGATCAGTATTAAATTAATGTTAGTCATGCTGTGTAATTTGGATTGTTTTTGTTCCCTACATAATTATATCCAGTGCCATAAAATGGccaaaattcaaacattttgaaaCTCCCTAACCCTTTTGACCCCTATGTTGCCTGTGggcaattaaatgtttttttttcccaCTCTTAGCGTgacatttgtttttataccctccaccattggaaaAGTGATTACAGCAATAAGTTCAAGCAATGTCTTAGTGTTAACCCTTCGAGGGTTGAGTCATACGTTGCCGAAATACAAGGTACACACAGCCCTTGTActttttgtaagaaattttatatgaaaaataatttttttttttaacttttagacATCAATGAAAAATGTCCCCAGGGACCTTGAAAAATGTCCCCAGGGATCTTGAAAAATGTCCCAGGGATCTTGAAAAATCTCACCAGGGACCTTGAAAAATGACCCCAAGGAATTTAGAAAAAGGTCCCAAGGGACCTTGAAAAATGTCCCCAGGGATATTGAACAATGTCCCCAGGGACCTTGAAAAATGACCACAAGGAATTTGGAAAAAGGTCCCAAAGGACCTTGAAAAATGTCCCCGGATACCTTAAAAAATGTCCCCGGATACCTTAAAAAATGTCCCTAGGGACCTTGAAAAATGTCCCCAGAGACCTTGAAAAATGTCCCCTGGGACCTTGAAAAATGTCCCCAGGGTCCTTGAAAAATGTCCCCAGGGACCTTGAAAAATGTCCCCAGGGTCCTTGAAAAATGTCCCCAAGGACTTTGAAAAATGTCCCCAGAGACCTTGAAAAATGTCCCCAGTGACCTTGAAAAATGTCCCCAGGGATCTTAAAAAATGTCCCCAGAGACCTTGAAAAATGTCCCCAGTGACCTTGAAAAAATGTCCCCAGGGTCCTTGAAAACTGTCCCCAGGGACCTTGAAAAGTGTCCCCAGTGACCTTGAAAAAATGTCCCCAGGGATCTTGAAAAATGTCCCCAGGGACCTTGAAAAAATGTCCCCAGGACCTTGAAAAATGTCCCCAAGCACCTTGAAAAATATCCCCAGTGTCCTTGAAAAATGTCCCCAGGGACCTTGAAAAATCTCCCCAGGGACCTTGAAAATTGTCCACAGGGACCTTGAAAAATGTCCCCAAGGAATCTTGAAAAATGTCCCCAGGGACCTTCTCACACGCCGGAGGGTTAGGCTTAACTGCCTGAACTTTGAGGGTCAGAGATGATTGAATTTGTTTTGCCTATAAGTGGAATCtggtatggccccaatcggttcataacttggtatagctgaaatagctaagcaattcttatacattatcctttgtttgtctatagagagatatcggtcaaagaacttgacaagttCGATCCATGATAAAGGGTTTATAAGGCGATTAAACgtgtgtccgtgtgtctgtccgtctgttgtaatcactctagatccttcaaaaattgagacattgagctgaaatttggcacagatacatctttttgatgcacgctggctaagttcttgaacgggccaaatcggaccatatttggataaaggctctaatgcccataaaaactttatttttgatccaattttgctgaaatttaaaacggtgagtagtttaaggcttcccgacaactgacccgaatatggctcagatcggactatatttggatatagctaccatatagaccgatctcccgataaagggtctgaagaccataaaagctttatttattacccgatttcgctgaaatttgcaacagtgggttgcaactatggggccaccccacccccacaataccacccaatctccaaaacacccctaaatcggacatatttaccgatcaatGTAATCATGCAATataaaactcaaatgaaagatatttgcgagtagattatgaatctgatattcaaatgtgggaccacgattctgaggggtggaccccttccccaaaacaccccccaaactggatttatttacagaccatgggaacacggggcttaaataaaaggtatttgaatgtagaatacgaatctgatatccaaatgtgggaccaagtgtttgggggccgcctcttcccaaaaacatcccccaaaggggacaaatttacgaccatagcaatatggggctcaaatgaaaggtctttggggtaaagcacgaatttgatatcagtattcggggaaagtgcctatggggccaccccaccccacaacaccacccaaataggaagtattttccgactattgcaatatgaggcccaattaagagggtttttaaagtggaacaccaatccgacatatattttcaaggccaactcaccgaGTGGCCAcacattccccaaaacacctcccaagccgGGTCAGTTAGTGTAGCAAAAAATTGCCCATCAACAAtgcatttttagcaaaatccatggtgatgtTTTCAAAAGATTCAGCTCagcttttgtttaattttatactACTCTCCATTTCATTTATTGTTGCGCATTTCCCCAATGTTCATTCTTTTTGAGACCAATTAATAACGTGTTAAATACATCATAATTCTACATTGCACAACATTGGTATGCTGTCATTGTCATTTCGGAAAATGTTACCAATAAAATATGATGATCCCTTTACCATTG
The Stomoxys calcitrans chromosome 3, idStoCalc2.1, whole genome shotgun sequence genome window above contains:
- the LOC106084162 gene encoding uncharacterized protein LOC106084162, with the translated sequence MKSWHITFVISLAYYQSVYPTEDLETLKPIQEENGSNIFLEILNEVDREKLFNSMPFLYRGRINDSRIRQLFIYPKPKVIGTYNLDFLYRKEFNSELLTVFIANGILDFHLLQTAADVLDYRRQTRIMALALNIQHQEKFRQDFLQACAKYKMTNVLLIFVPATDKGSLQFYALRPYPQYHWLPKSWGDLKGNLYYPQHWRNMQNSTLLTYTSQDPPVAILYYDSKGNLQINGYVARLILLFAQLYNASLEMYQPLQLDGICSQHALNILTNSGDLDIPIALDPLVREDDAVRHSTYYELSAGQTIVPCPSPLTIRQIFGLLLNGYFFGCILICSLLLSIAHSLIDFYFDGIFHHMNFVLNDKVFPGVLGQSFSARLTPWRSLKIVYLLVSFVGINIGIQFAANMKTLFTSPPYHDRVNTLEDLRHSSIKILCPEESMDTKHFLALFGHSLIISKNTTMVYEHMNRFNNTYGYFGLTANWDLFAQRQQHYAHKKFCQVSGFRFIEFLSLSVALPPHSPLKEPLDHLLYRINELGFREAWKSSVFYDMVRLRNITLLDENQTIDKRVLRVDDLFWIWMIDVVGLAVSSLVFIAELLIAYCRQGGKLA